One region of uncultured Sulfurimonas sp. genomic DNA includes:
- the pilO gene encoding type 4a pilus biogenesis protein PilO, giving the protein MKINFEDYLQSIDTAFREKSQKDIYMTYIMIFGVIFAFSYLLFWESSQTDFEAKNNQIKSVSSKINVDKAYLQANPESKVTSLDREIKKAQAQLEIHKSNNDYIKSKIETISSLIYDERTWGEYLHSISTKAKQFGIKIVDFTNVYAANNNSFGHILDISLKTTGNYKNTLRFINSLEQSDLVVDIHDLNISTNKTLNSGLQISVWGITY; this is encoded by the coding sequence ATGAAAATAAATTTTGAAGACTATCTACAAAGTATTGACACAGCATTTAGAGAAAAAAGTCAAAAAGATATATATATGACATACATTATGATTTTTGGTGTTATTTTCGCTTTTTCATATTTACTTTTTTGGGAGAGTTCACAAACTGATTTTGAGGCAAAAAATAATCAAATAAAATCAGTAAGCTCTAAGATTAATGTAGATAAAGCCTATCTACAAGCTAATCCGGAATCTAAGGTAACTTCTCTTGATAGAGAAATAAAAAAAGCTCAAGCACAACTAGAGATTCATAAAAGCAACAATGATTATATAAAAAGCAAGATAGAGACTATTTCTTCACTTATTTATGATGAGAGAACTTGGGGTGAATACCTACACTCAATATCGACAAAAGCAAAACAGTTCGGAATTAAAATAGTTGATTTTACAAATGTTTATGCTGCTAATAATAACTCGTTTGGACATATCTTAGATATATCACTGAAAACTACTGGTAACTATAAGAACACTCTTAGGTTTATTAACTCTTTAGAACAAAGTGACTTAGTTGTTGATATTCATGATTTAAATATTTCAACTAATAAGACTCTTAATAGTGGATTACAAATCTCAGTTTGGGGGATTACATACTAA
- a CDS encoding L,D-transpeptidase family protein — protein sequence MKVLFFILISLSLYANTDTLTNYRINGIENVEKQMDLELTKKEYWDAHIKEIDTTFGYIESYQNILTCNKEKSTLNLYIKDSNNTYNFKKEYSAYTGKIKGDKLKEGDLKTPIGIYQITKKLSRENKLDSFYGPIAFVTSYPNTYDQYRGKNGHGIWIHGLPTQEDRDEFTKGCIAIDNSSIECLDKKISIDRTLIIIDSNEVQKGVSKNTLASILSQLYAWRYSWLFDDINGYLNFYSNDFIRFDGMNFDRFKKYKTRVFKKIEKKTIIFNNISVIPYPNTNDIYQINFKEFYKSDTYKFTGDKTLIVKIDSSNNMQILTEQ from the coding sequence ATGAAAGTATTATTTTTTATACTTATTTCTTTATCACTCTATGCCAATACTGACACTCTAACCAATTACCGTATAAATGGTATTGAAAATGTTGAAAAACAAATGGATTTAGAACTTACAAAAAAAGAGTATTGGGATGCACATATAAAAGAGATCGATACTACTTTTGGATATATTGAGTCTTATCAAAATATTTTAACTTGCAATAAAGAAAAATCAACTTTAAATCTCTATATTAAAGACAGCAATAACACTTATAATTTTAAAAAAGAATACAGCGCATACACTGGAAAAATAAAAGGTGATAAATTAAAAGAAGGAGATTTAAAAACTCCAATAGGAATATATCAAATTACTAAAAAATTGTCTCGTGAAAATAAACTTGACTCATTCTATGGTCCTATAGCTTTTGTAACTTCATATCCAAATACTTATGATCAATACAGAGGTAAAAATGGACATGGCATCTGGATTCACGGCCTTCCAACTCAAGAAGACAGAGATGAGTTTACAAAAGGATGTATTGCCATAGATAACTCTAGTATTGAATGTTTAGACAAAAAAATAAGTATCGATAGAACACTTATAATAATTGATAGTAATGAAGTTCAAAAAGGTGTTTCTAAAAACACTCTTGCATCAATTTTATCTCAACTCTACGCATGGAGATATAGCTGGTTATTTGATGATATAAATGGATATTTAAATTTTTACTCAAATGATTTTATAAGATTTGATGGTATGAACTTTGATAGATTTAAAAAGTATAAAACCAGAGTGTTTAAAAAGATAGAGAAAAAAACAATTATTTTCAATAATATAAGTGTAATACCCTATCCAAACACTAATGATATATATCAAATAAACTTTAAAGAATTTTATAAATCTGACACTTATAAATTTACAGGAGATAAAACGTTAATTGTTAAAATTGACAGTTCTAACAATATGCAAATATTAACTGAACAATAA
- the era gene encoding GTPase Era — protein MTKAGFVSLIGRPNAGKSTLMNSLLGENIAMVSQKANATRKRSNAIVMYENTQIIFVDTPGLHEREKVLNQFMLDEALKAMGDCDLIVYLAPVTDSLEHYEKFLKLNNNRVKHIIVLSKIDQVNQEKLFKRIASYNQFSDKFEALIPIAIPKKIGHQDLLKTISKNLPDSPFLYDPEDLTSELVRDIYAGFIREGIFENVSDEIPYESDVLIDSIEEEEGIDKIYATIIIEKESQKGIIIGKSGESIKRIGKSAREKVERLSGKKAYLNLQVSVKKGWSKDKAYLEEIGYKS, from the coding sequence ATGACAAAAGCTGGTTTCGTATCTCTTATTGGGCGTCCAAATGCTGGTAAAAGTACACTAATGAACTCACTTCTAGGTGAAAACATAGCAATGGTTAGCCAAAAAGCAAATGCTACTAGAAAGCGTTCTAACGCTATTGTGATGTATGAAAATACACAAATAATTTTTGTAGATACTCCAGGACTACATGAGAGAGAAAAAGTCCTTAACCAGTTTATGTTAGATGAGGCGCTAAAAGCAATGGGAGATTGTGACTTAATAGTTTATTTAGCTCCAGTTACAGACTCATTGGAACATTATGAAAAATTTTTAAAACTAAATAACAACAGAGTTAAGCATATCATAGTTTTGAGTAAAATAGATCAAGTTAATCAAGAAAAACTTTTTAAACGAATTGCTTCATATAATCAATTTTCAGATAAATTTGAAGCACTAATTCCAATCGCAATTCCAAAAAAAATAGGTCATCAAGACTTACTAAAAACTATTTCTAAGAACTTGCCAGATTCACCATTTCTCTATGATCCAGAGGATTTAACAAGTGAACTTGTTCGTGATATTTACGCTGGCTTTATCAGAGAAGGTATTTTTGAAAATGTAAGTGACGAAATACCTTATGAATCTGATGTTTTAATTGACTCTATTGAAGAAGAAGAAGGCATCGATAAAATATATGCAACTATCATTATAGAAAAAGAGTCTCAAAAAGGGATTATTATAGGAAAAAGTGGAGAGTCTATAAAAAGAATAGGTAAATCTGCAAGAGAAAAAGTAGAAAGATTAAGTGGAAAAAAAGCATACTTAAATCTTCAAGTAAGTGTAAAAAAAGGTTGGTCAAAGGACAAAGCTTATTTAGAAGAAATAGGCTACAAATCATGA
- a CDS encoding argininosuccinate synthase, protein MKKEVKKVVLAYSGGLDTSIILKWLQEEYKAEVITFTADLGQGEEVEPARQKALDNGIKPENIFILDIQEEFVKDYVFPMFRANAIYEGEYLLGTSIARPLIAKKQIEIAKKMGADAVSHGATGKGNDQVRFELGYLGLNPDITVIAPWREWDLNSREKLLAYARERGIKIDQKHVDKDGNPTVSPYSMDANLLHISYEGLHLEDPMNEPEESMWLWTTSPEKAPDVKEYITIGYKNGDPISINGQEMSPATILRTLNQYGNKHGIGRIDIVENRFVGMKARGCYETPGGTIMLKAHRAIESITLDREEAHMKDGMIAKYAELIYNGFWFSPEREMLQAAIDTTQKYVQGSVKLKLYKGNVEVVGRESDMSLYSEEHSTFEEDEVYNQKDAEGFIRLNALRRIIAGKKRNQ, encoded by the coding sequence ATGAAAAAAGAAGTTAAAAAAGTAGTTCTAGCTTATTCTGGCGGACTTGATACAAGCATCATTTTAAAATGGTTACAAGAGGAATATAAAGCGGAAGTTATAACTTTTACTGCTGACTTAGGTCAAGGTGAAGAAGTTGAACCTGCTCGTCAAAAAGCACTTGATAATGGCATCAAACCTGAAAATATTTTCATCCTTGACATTCAAGAAGAGTTTGTAAAAGATTATGTATTTCCTATGTTTAGAGCAAATGCTATTTACGAGGGTGAATACCTACTTGGAACATCTATCGCAAGACCACTTATAGCAAAAAAACAAATTGAAATTGCTAAAAAAATGGGTGCAGATGCAGTATCTCATGGAGCTACAGGAAAAGGAAACGATCAAGTAAGATTTGAACTTGGATACTTAGGTTTAAATCCTGATATTACAGTTATAGCTCCATGGAGAGAATGGGATTTAAATTCTAGAGAAAAACTTTTAGCATACGCTAGAGAACGTGGAATAAAAATCGATCAAAAACACGTAGATAAAGATGGAAATCCAACAGTAAGCCCTTACTCTATGGATGCTAATCTTTTACATATTTCATACGAAGGACTACATTTAGAAGATCCTATGAATGAACCAGAAGAATCTATGTGGCTATGGACTACTTCACCTGAAAAAGCTCCAGATGTCAAAGAGTATATCACTATCGGATATAAAAACGGTGATCCAATCTCTATCAACGGACAAGAGATGTCTCCTGCTACAATTTTAAGAACTTTAAATCAATATGGAAACAAACATGGTATCGGTCGTATAGATATTGTTGAAAACCGTTTTGTTGGTATGAAAGCTAGAGGATGTTATGAAACGCCAGGTGGAACAATAATGCTAAAAGCTCACCGTGCAATAGAGTCAATAACTTTAGATAGAGAAGAAGCACATATGAAAGATGGAATGATTGCTAAATATGCTGAACTTATCTACAATGGTTTTTGGTTTTCACCTGAGAGAGAGATGCTACAAGCTGCGATTGATACTACTCAAAAGTATGTTCAAGGTAGTGTTAAACTAAAACTTTATAAAGGTAATGTTGAAGTAGTAGGACGCGAATCAGATATGTCTTTATACTCAGAAGAACACTCAACATTTGAAGAAGATGAAGTGTACAATCAAAAAGATGCAGAAGGTTTTATTAGACTAAATGCACTTAGAAGAATAATCGCAGGTAAAAAAAGAAACCAATAG
- a CDS encoding ferredoxin-thioredoxin reductase catalytic domain-containing protein has protein sequence MSIIKIDMNSPEFKSRMEKTITFTDKVCESRGWVYNPQLEVNEGVQMGLARNKMMYNKLFCPCFMVEEVDGKPQSSDNRICPCKPAIEKEIPETGSCHCGIFCTPEFAEAKRIELGMEEIVHTHSRGLTKEECLQLVSQAELDGDELHALVEARELGMIDFKLVDVREHMEWQMGHIKGADKLVPTSSFYKSIEDAALDKNENIILYCHVGSRSAHVARILESMGYTKIGNLTHGIVSYSGEIQR, from the coding sequence ATGAGTATAATAAAAATCGATATGAATTCACCAGAATTTAAATCTAGAATGGAAAAAACTATCACGTTTACAGATAAAGTGTGCGAATCTCGTGGTTGGGTTTATAATCCTCAACTTGAAGTAAACGAAGGCGTACAAATGGGTCTTGCTCGTAACAAGATGATGTATAACAAGCTTTTTTGTCCATGTTTTATGGTTGAAGAAGTTGATGGTAAACCTCAAAGCAGTGACAATAGAATTTGTCCATGTAAACCTGCTATTGAAAAAGAGATTCCAGAAACTGGTTCTTGTCATTGTGGAATATTTTGTACTCCAGAGTTTGCAGAAGCTAAACGTATTGAACTTGGGATGGAAGAGATTGTTCATACTCACTCTCGTGGCTTGACAAAAGAAGAGTGTTTACAACTTGTATCTCAAGCTGAACTAGATGGAGATGAACTTCATGCATTAGTTGAAGCAAGAGAATTAGGTATGATTGACTTTAAACTTGTTGATGTTAGAGAGCATATGGAGTGGCAAATGGGTCACATAAAAGGTGCTGACAAACTAGTTCCTACAAGTAGTTTCTACAAATCCATCGAAGATGCTGCACTTGATAAAAATGAAAATATCATTCTTTATTGTCATGTAGGTAGCCGTTCTGCTCATGTTGCAAGAATTTTAGAGAGTATGGGTTATACAAAAATAGGAAACTTAACTCACGGTATAGTCTCTTATAGTGGCGAAATACAAAGATAG
- the mshL gene encoding pilus (MSHA type) biogenesis protein MshL, with product MKSIKKIVYGSLITLLLSSSVYADCSYELFSISSTKDTKIIDFIEQLSDECEFSIIVTDPHAEKFLQTKLNKTHLKNLTIDEVLSIVLKENNLYYTLENNMLKISYLNTKVFGIDYILSQRKGTGSTNITLSSSSASSNSGTLSTVASTSTAGTTAPGGGASAESGIKIESTDEVKFWEELDLELQRVINRPQDIYQADAPIINKNAGLITITATVKQMDRLQKYLDKLQDKVQLQVLIDVQLLSVTMEEGKTTGVDWQQLYALQNLELSAQTLDYKNVSTFEDNEITTALYNGGRDAASLVSIKAGGSLNEVIKFLQTQGDVVSISNPKVLTLNNQPALITAGTEYFYKIKSETNQQGSGGGVAATTQNDTIQSVFAGVLLDITPEIADDETITLKINPSLSETTQDISQENSTNRVMPPDLNRRQLSSVVTVKDGNRIILGGLINTRNVNESNKVPLLGDIPGLSYLFKYEKMTKHIQELVIVIEPHIIDKAENELSLAELGYKGITDQTVILKKDSISKETDNISKENEKEMQKVVKEEDEK from the coding sequence ATGAAAAGCATTAAAAAAATAGTTTACGGATCACTTATAACACTTCTTTTATCAAGTAGTGTCTATGCAGATTGCTCTTATGAGTTATTTAGTATTAGTTCAACAAAAGATACAAAGATAATAGATTTTATAGAACAGTTAAGTGATGAATGTGAGTTTAGTATTATTGTAACAGATCCTCATGCAGAGAAGTTTCTTCAAACTAAACTAAACAAAACCCACTTAAAAAACTTAACCATAGATGAAGTTTTAAGTATTGTTTTAAAAGAAAACAATCTTTATTATACTCTTGAAAATAATATGTTAAAAATTTCTTATTTAAATACAAAAGTATTTGGTATTGATTATATTCTTTCTCAAAGAAAAGGAACAGGTAGTACAAATATTACATTAAGTTCTTCTTCTGCTTCTAGTAACTCAGGAACTCTTAGCACAGTAGCAAGCACAAGCACGGCAGGAACAACTGCTCCTGGTGGTGGAGCTTCTGCAGAATCTGGAATTAAGATAGAGTCTACTGATGAAGTTAAATTTTGGGAAGAGCTTGATTTGGAGCTTCAAAGAGTCATAAATAGACCACAAGATATTTATCAAGCAGATGCTCCTATTATTAACAAAAATGCTGGACTTATAACTATTACAGCTACAGTAAAACAGATGGATAGACTTCAAAAATACTTGGATAAACTACAAGATAAAGTTCAATTACAAGTTTTAATAGATGTGCAACTTCTATCAGTTACAATGGAAGAAGGAAAGACTACTGGGGTCGATTGGCAACAACTATATGCACTTCAAAACCTTGAACTTAGTGCACAAACGTTGGACTATAAAAATGTTTCAACTTTTGAAGACAATGAAATAACTACAGCTCTATACAATGGTGGAAGAGATGCAGCTAGTTTAGTTAGTATAAAAGCTGGTGGAAGTTTAAATGAAGTTATTAAGTTTTTACAAACTCAAGGTGATGTTGTATCTATTTCAAATCCAAAAGTTTTAACACTAAACAATCAACCAGCACTGATAACTGCTGGAACAGAATATTTTTACAAAATCAAATCAGAAACAAATCAACAAGGTAGTGGTGGTGGTGTAGCAGCTACTACACAAAATGATACTATTCAGTCTGTATTTGCAGGTGTACTCCTAGATATTACTCCAGAGATTGCAGATGATGAAACAATTACACTTAAAATAAATCCTTCATTATCTGAAACAACTCAAGATATATCACAAGAAAATTCCACAAATAGAGTGATGCCACCAGACCTTAATCGTCGTCAACTCTCATCTGTAGTAACAGTAAAAGATGGTAACAGAATTATTCTTGGTGGTCTTATTAACACTAGAAATGTTAATGAGTCTAACAAAGTGCCACTATTAGGAGATATTCCAGGCTTAAGTTACCTTTTCAAATATGAAAAAATGACTAAACACATTCAAGAACTTGTTATTGTAATAGAACCACATATCATCGATAAAGCTGAAAATGAATTATCGTTGGCTGAACTAGGTTATAAAGGTATAACTGACCAAACTGTTATACTAAAAAAAGACTCTATTTCTAAAGAAACGGATAATATTTCAAAAGAAAATGAAAAAGAAATGCAAAAGGTTGTGAAAGAGGAAGATGAGAAGTAG
- the rplI gene encoding 50S ribosomal protein L9 — protein MKVLLIKDVKSLGKKGEVKEVKDGYGKNFLIGKGFARQATPEILAQHAKDELIVAENLQKEVDALKKVASQLDKCEIIITKKLGQNGSIFGSVTKDEIASALQEQHNIEIDKKHINEKMTIKTVGEHDLDFKLGHGLHATLHVDVQGE, from the coding sequence ATGAAAGTATTGCTAATTAAAGATGTAAAGAGTTTAGGCAAAAAAGGCGAAGTTAAAGAAGTAAAAGATGGTTATGGAAAAAATTTTCTAATTGGTAAAGGTTTTGCAAGACAAGCAACTCCTGAAATTTTAGCTCAACATGCCAAAGATGAATTAATTGTCGCAGAAAACCTTCAAAAAGAAGTAGATGCACTTAAAAAAGTAGCTTCTCAACTTGATAAATGTGAAATAATTATTACAAAAAAACTTGGTCAAAATGGTAGTATTTTTGGTTCTGTAACAAAAGATGAAATTGCTAGTGCCTTGCAAGAACAACACAATATAGAAATTGATAAAAAACATATTAATGAAAAAATGACTATTAAAACCGTAGGTGAACATGACTTAGACTTTAAACTAGGTCACGGTCTTCATGCTACACTACATGTAGATGTTCAGGGAGAATAA
- the hslU gene encoding HslU--HslV peptidase ATPase subunit — MNLTPKEIVEYLDKYVISQRDAKKTIALALRTRYRRMQLSQEMQDEIMPKNILMIGSTGVGKTEISRRLAKMMKVPFIKVEASKYTEVGFVGRDVESMIRDLVISSISIVKEEKEEQNKEKIDNYVLNKIVEKLLPPLPDAASESKKDDYQRLLEVMEKRVLDGEMDDKIIELEVDKIHIEFNDTNLPPEMAKVQESFSKIFDTMNKEDKKKEVTVKDAKSLLKLEASNKLLDMTNINTEALKRAENGGIIFLDEIDKIAISAKSQGRNDPSKEGVQRDLLPIVEGSSVTTKYGVINTDHILFIAAGAFHLTKPSDLIPELQGRFPLRVELESLTQDTLYQILTQTENSLLRQYEALLSVEGLKLVFEDKAIRAIAKLSHRANEITEDIGARRLHTVLEKVLEDISFDADSYKDKEFIVTDKLVHDKLDIVVEDDDLSRYIL, encoded by the coding sequence ATGAATTTAACTCCTAAAGAGATAGTTGAATATCTTGATAAATATGTAATATCTCAACGAGATGCTAAAAAAACAATAGCACTTGCTTTAAGAACCAGATATAGAAGAATGCAATTATCACAAGAGATGCAAGACGAGATAATGCCAAAAAACATCTTGATGATAGGCTCAACTGGTGTTGGTAAAACAGAAATATCAAGACGACTTGCAAAAATGATGAAAGTTCCTTTCATTAAAGTAGAAGCTAGCAAATACACAGAAGTTGGTTTTGTTGGACGCGATGTGGAATCTATGATTCGTGATTTAGTCATCTCTTCAATATCTATAGTTAAAGAAGAAAAAGAAGAACAAAATAAAGAAAAAATAGACAACTACGTACTTAATAAAATAGTAGAAAAACTTCTACCTCCTCTTCCAGATGCAGCCAGCGAAAGTAAAAAAGATGATTATCAAAGACTACTTGAAGTAATGGAGAAAAGAGTTTTAGATGGTGAGATGGATGATAAAATCATAGAACTTGAAGTTGATAAAATTCATATAGAGTTTAATGACACAAATCTTCCTCCTGAAATGGCAAAAGTGCAAGAGTCTTTTTCTAAAATCTTTGATACTATGAATAAAGAAGATAAGAAAAAAGAAGTTACAGTAAAAGATGCAAAATCTTTACTAAAACTTGAAGCTAGCAATAAACTTCTTGATATGACAAATATTAATACTGAAGCATTAAAACGCGCTGAGAATGGTGGTATTATTTTTTTAGATGAGATTGACAAAATAGCAATTAGTGCAAAATCTCAAGGACGAAATGACCCAAGTAAAGAGGGTGTACAAAGAGATTTACTTCCTATTGTTGAAGGTAGTAGCGTAACAACGAAATATGGTGTTATAAATACTGATCATATACTTTTCATAGCTGCAGGTGCATTTCATTTAACAAAACCAAGTGATTTAATTCCTGAGTTGCAAGGTAGATTTCCTCTAAGAGTTGAACTTGAATCACTTACACAAGACACGCTTTATCAAATCCTCACACAAACAGAAAACTCTCTACTTAGACAGTATGAAGCTCTACTTAGTGTTGAGGGTTTAAAGTTGGTTTTTGAAGATAAAGCGATTAGAGCTATTGCTAAACTATCGCATCGAGCTAATGAAATAACAGAAGATATTGGTGCAAGAAGACTTCACACTGTACTAGAAAAAGTTTTAGAAGATATCAGTTTCGATGCAGATTCTTATAAAGACAAAGAGTTTATTGTAACAGATAAGCTTGTACATGATAAACTTGATATAGTTGTTGAAGACGATGATTTGTCAAGATATATATTATAA
- a CDS encoding M99 family carboxypeptidase catalytic domain-containing protein, whose protein sequence is MNFLKTTFFFVFILNINLFASPNIQLIKKENPDSNTTLLVIGGIHGDEPGGYFAASILATHYKVNSKNLWIVPNLNQESIQANKRGLNGDMNRKFSKIKDSDKDKKIIEDIKKIILSKNVSLVLNLHDGNGFYRKENQGNIFNPNAWGQTCVIDQCTLNPNQAFGNLNDIALSVKNAMNKKLIKSHHSFDVKNTKTKFHDEAMQLSLTYFAVTNNKPAFAIESSKNLSSLAKKVFYQLLAIEEFMKIMDISFKREFDLNEEEINKLLKKNGTLNINNNISLDLSNIKKSLSYIPIKSSDNVFDFSHPLGSIKKINGNYVAYLGNHKITTFKPQYFKIAKNCVKKVDVKIDGKIKSVDMASSFFVKDDFSIIKNGSFRVNIIGFRSKLKSEVETEINLNLLDKNYSVDESQKIYRVEFYKNDEFCAMSTAHFK, encoded by the coding sequence ATGAATTTTTTAAAAACAACTTTCTTTTTTGTATTTATACTAAATATAAATTTATTTGCCTCGCCAAATATTCAGCTTATAAAAAAAGAAAATCCTGATTCAAACACTACCTTACTTGTAATAGGAGGTATTCATGGGGATGAACCAGGTGGATATTTCGCTGCTTCAATACTTGCTACTCACTATAAAGTAAATTCTAAAAATCTATGGATAGTTCCAAATCTTAATCAAGAAAGCATCCAAGCTAATAAAAGAGGCTTGAATGGAGATATGAATAGAAAATTTTCTAAGATAAAAGACAGTGATAAAGATAAAAAAATCATAGAAGATATTAAAAAAATAATTTTATCAAAAAATGTCTCTTTAGTCTTAAATTTACATGATGGCAATGGTTTTTATAGAAAAGAGAATCAAGGTAATATATTTAATCCAAATGCATGGGGACAAACATGTGTAATAGACCAATGCACACTTAATCCAAATCAAGCCTTTGGTAATTTAAATGATATTGCCTTAAGTGTAAAAAATGCCATGAATAAAAAACTCATAAAATCACATCATAGCTTTGATGTTAAAAACACTAAAACTAAATTTCATGATGAAGCAATGCAGTTATCATTAACTTATTTTGCAGTTACAAATAATAAACCTGCTTTTGCAATTGAGAGCAGTAAAAATTTATCTTCATTAGCAAAAAAAGTTTTTTATCAACTTTTAGCAATTGAAGAATTTATGAAAATTATGGACATAAGCTTTAAAAGAGAATTTGATTTAAATGAAGAAGAAATAAACAAACTACTCAAAAAAAATGGCACTTTAAATATAAATAACAATATATCATTAGATTTATCCAATATAAAAAAATCTTTAAGCTATATTCCGATAAAATCATCAGATAATGTATTTGACTTTTCGCATCCATTGGGAAGCATAAAGAAAATTAACGGTAATTATGTTGCTTATCTTGGTAATCACAAAATAACAACATTTAAGCCTCAATATTTTAAAATTGCGAAAAATTGTGTAAAAAAAGTTGATGTTAAAATTGATGGTAAAATAAAATCTGTTGATATGGCTTCATCTTTTTTTGTAAAAGACGATTTTAGCATAATAAAAAATGGTAGTTTTCGTGTTAATATAATTGGATTTAGGTCAAAACTTAAAAGTGAAGTTGAGACTGAAATAAATCTCAATTTATTAGACAAAAACTATTCTGTTGATGAAAGTCAAAAAATTTATAGGGTGGAATTTTATAAAAATGATGAATTTTGCGCCATGTCAACAGCTCACTTTAAATAG
- the hslV gene encoding ATP-dependent protease subunit HslV, with the protein MFDATTILAYKGKNKAVIGGDGQVTFGDSVLKGNATKIRTLHKGKILAGFAGSTADAFNLFDMFEEFLEDKKGDILKSVIEFSKAWRKDKVLRRLEAMMIVLNNEHIFILTGNGDVVEPEDGEIASIGSGGNYAISAARALKKHASLDEEELVRESLSVAADLCIYTNHNIKTLTLEDDK; encoded by the coding sequence GTGTTTGATGCTACTACAATACTTGCATATAAAGGCAAAAACAAAGCTGTAATAGGTGGAGATGGACAGGTTACTTTTGGAGACTCAGTTTTAAAAGGTAACGCAACTAAAATCCGTACACTTCACAAAGGTAAAATTCTAGCTGGTTTTGCAGGAAGCACAGCAGATGCTTTTAATCTTTTTGATATGTTTGAAGAATTTTTAGAAGATAAAAAAGGCGATATTTTAAAATCCGTCATAGAGTTTTCTAAAGCTTGGCGTAAAGACAAAGTTTTAAGACGTCTTGAAGCTATGATGATTGTTTTAAATAATGAACATATTTTTATACTTACAGGTAATGGTGATGTTGTTGAACCTGAAGATGGAGAGATTGCCTCTATCGGCAGTGGAGGAAACTACGCAATATCAGCAGCACGCGCATTAAAAAAACATGCTTCTTTAGATGAAGAAGAATTAGTACGAGAGAGTTTATCTGTTGCTGCTGATTTATGCATCTATACAAATCACAACATAAAAACCCTTACATTAGAGGATGACAAATAA
- a CDS encoding flagellar protein FlaG, which translates to MDGIANVARQQQSQVSTQEAQGRASQGVQEQVQQPKQVDIVKEIQKEATSTKIDTKEQVQDLVKELNDAMAPISTNLKFGVDRDDIFYVSVIESETSKMIRRFPAEQAMDFLPKMQEVTGILFDSKG; encoded by the coding sequence ATGGATGGCATAGCAAATGTTGCAAGACAGCAACAATCACAAGTAAGTACACAAGAAGCTCAAGGAAGAGCATCTCAGGGAGTACAAGAACAAGTTCAACAACCAAAACAAGTTGATATTGTAAAAGAAATTCAAAAAGAAGCTACAAGCACTAAGATTGACACTAAGGAACAAGTACAAGATTTAGTAAAAGAGCTAAATGATGCAATGGCACCAATTAGCACAAATCTAAAATTTGGTGTAGATAGAGACGATATCTTTTATGTTTCAGTTATTGAGTCAGAAACTAGCAAAATGATTCGTAGATTTCCAGCTGAACAAGCTATGGATTTTCTTCCTAAGATGCAAGAGGTAACTGGTATTTTATTTGATTCAAAAGGGTAA